In Gemmobacter sp. 24YEA27, a genomic segment contains:
- a CDS encoding ATP-binding cassette domain-containing protein encodes MIEFDSVSKSFWTGTRRKVILDRASFRVEQGRSLGILAPNGTGKTTLIQMMAGLEKPDDGRITKTSRVSFPLGFMGGVSGKMSALENSRYIARLYGLDPDYVESFCRWVCDLGDYFRMPYATYSSGMKSRFNFSLLLALEFDIYLIDEGMPSTGDVEFNRKAGGILRERLKNATVVIVSHSAQTLEKFCRQAAVLRNGQLYMFDTLEEAKRLYDYA; translated from the coding sequence ATGATCGAGTTCGACAGTGTTTCCAAATCCTTCTGGACCGGCACAAGGCGCAAGGTGATCCTTGACCGCGCCTCTTTCCGCGTCGAACAGGGCCGCTCTCTGGGGATCCTCGCCCCGAATGGCACCGGCAAGACCACCCTGATCCAGATGATGGCAGGGCTGGAGAAACCCGATGATGGCCGCATCACCAAAACCAGCCGCGTCTCGTTTCCGCTGGGCTTCATGGGCGGGGTCTCGGGCAAGATGTCGGCCCTGGAAAACAGCCGCTATATTGCCCGGCTTTACGGGCTTGACCCCGATTATGTCGAAAGCTTCTGCCGCTGGGTCTGTGATCTTGGCGACTATTTCCGCATGCCCTATGCGACCTATTCCTCGGGGATGAAATCGCGCTTCAACTTCTCGCTCCTGCTGGCGCTGGAATTCGACATCTACCTGATCGACGAGGGCATGCCCTCGACCGGCGATGTGGAGTTCAACCGCAAAGCCGGTGGCATCTTGCGCGAAAGACTGAAGAACGCGACGGTTGTCATCGTGTCGCATTCAGCGCAAACGCTGGAAAAATTCTGCCGCCAGGCGGCGGTGCTGCGCAATGGGCAGCTTTATATGTTCGACACCCTCGAAGAAGCGAAACGCCTCTATGACTATGCTTAA
- a CDS encoding Na+/H+ antiporter NhaA translates to MYRISPHIRTFALALLAGAGLATFWVNLDPGSYYDFIEWRISDLVLPGWVWAGSVSLTPFMIVADILMALFFFLIGKELWEAMTLERGSLSGRRAILPLGMTAGGLIGAGTGWLILSALLETAEEAVRGGGWQAPLGSDTLLVCLFGRMVFGRRPALHLVMLLAIATDILALVILGLSNLAVSPRLMWLLVTLAAALVVHRFFGRSPGAGATERERRAAARSGPMRSRAPSAGSGSRPQACRRRSGCCRSCRPSPMPIAALAFSPRPKVSCMTR, encoded by the coding sequence ATGTATCGAATCTCGCCCCATATCCGCACCTTTGCCCTGGCCCTCCTGGCCGGCGCCGGGCTGGCGACATTTTGGGTCAACCTGGATCCAGGCAGCTATTACGATTTCATTGAATGGCGAATCTCTGATCTGGTTCTGCCGGGCTGGGTCTGGGCCGGCTCGGTCAGCCTTACGCCTTTTATGATCGTTGCCGATATTCTGATGGCGCTGTTTTTCTTTCTGATCGGCAAAGAGCTCTGGGAGGCGATGACGCTGGAGCGTGGCTCGCTGTCGGGCCGGCGTGCGATCCTGCCGCTGGGCATGACTGCGGGCGGGCTGATCGGGGCTGGCACGGGCTGGCTGATCCTGTCTGCGCTGCTTGAGACCGCAGAGGAAGCGGTGCGCGGTGGCGGATGGCAGGCGCCTCTGGGCAGCGATACGCTGCTGGTCTGTCTTTTTGGCCGCATGGTTTTTGGCCGGCGTCCGGCTCTGCATCTGGTGATGCTTCTGGCGATTGCCACCGATATCCTGGCGCTGGTGATCCTTGGGCTCAGCAATCTTGCCGTCTCACCGCGGCTGATGTGGCTCCTGGTTACGCTGGCCGCGGCGCTGGTGGTGCACCGTTTCTTCGGCCGCAGCCCCGGCGCGGGCGCCACGGAGCGCGAGCGGCGCGCGGCGGCGCGCTCTGGCCCTATGCGATCGCGGGCGCCTTCTGCTGGTTCGGGGTCGCGGCCGCAGGCTTGCCGGCGACGCTCGGGCTGTTGCCGCTCCTGCCGGCCATCGCCCATGCCGATCGCAGCTTTGGCCTTTTCGCCGAGGCCGAAAGTTTCCTGCATGACCCGCTGA
- a CDS encoding Na+/H+ antiporter NhaA has product MAGHPHSLPLWPDPGGVDLAAFAPTTLVMLGALWLGRPAGMALVVLILAAIFGSRLPRGLRVRDLVLSVMLLSIGFTVPAVAIEASLPGGAMREAARMGMAISLLAGPIAVLVARALLRRGPAPSAPTP; this is encoded by the coding sequence ATGGCCGGTCATCCTCATTCTCTTCCTCTTTGGCCTGATCCGGGGGGCGTCGATCTCGCGGCCTTCGCGCCGACCACGCTGGTAATGCTTGGTGCGCTCTGGCTCGGAAGACCGGCGGGGATGGCGCTCGTGGTCCTTATTCTGGCGGCGATCTTCGGCTCGCGCCTGCCGCGCGGGCTCCGGGTGCGCGATCTGGTGTTGTCGGTCATGCTGCTTTCAATCGGCTTCACCGTACCCGCCGTTGCGATCGAGGCCAGTCTGCCCGGCGGCGCCATGCGGGAGGCGGCACGGATGGGCATGGCGATCAGCCTGCTTGCCGGCCCGATTGCCGTGCTCGTCGCGCGTGCCCTGCTGCGCCGGGGTCCGGCTCCCTCTGCCCCGACGCCGTGA
- the rplM gene encoding 50S ribosomal protein L13 has product MKTFTATPADIEKKWILIDAEGVVLGRLATIVANILRGKNKPTFTPHMDMGDNVIVINADKVQLTGNKREDKRYYWHTGHPGGIKSRTVREVLEGNHPERVVIKAVERMITRNSLGRQQMSNLRVYAGAEHAHEAQQPTVLDVKPLNPKNTRSA; this is encoded by the coding sequence ATGAAAACCTTCACCGCTACCCCGGCGGATATCGAGAAGAAGTGGATCCTGATCGACGCTGAGGGCGTCGTTCTGGGTCGCCTCGCCACGATCGTCGCCAATATCCTGCGCGGCAAAAACAAGCCGACCTTCACGCCCCACATGGACATGGGTGACAATGTCATCGTGATCAATGCGGACAAGGTCCAGCTGACCGGCAACAAGCGCGAAGACAAGCGCTACTACTGGCACACCGGCCACCCGGGCGGCATCAAGTCGCGCACCGTGCGCGAAGTGCTGGAAGGCAACCATCCCGAGCGCGTCGTGATCAAAGCTGTCGAGCGCATGATCACCCGCAACAGCCTGGGCCGTCAGCAAATGTCGAACCTGCGCGTCTATGCCGGCGCAGAACATGCCCATGAAGCTCAGCAGCCCACCGTCCTCGACGTCAAGCCGCTGAACCCGAAGAACACCCGGAGCGCGTGA
- a CDS encoding aminoacetone oxidase family FAD-binding enzyme produces MAGIWDVIVLGAGAAGMLAAVEAGRRGRRVLVIEHGANPGEKIRISGGGRCNFTNTGIGVGNYLGANPRFALSALKRFSQWDVVSRFDQAGIAWHEKTLGQLFCDGSAKQVVAWLVGEMRDAGVELWLATEPGEVSRSGAGFRVATPRGVQETRSLVLATGGKSIPKMGASPWGYRVAESLGLKVTDTRPALVPLTFAEQELAWISPLAGVSAPVQISCRGGRFDEAMLFTHRGLSGPAVLQISSYWREGDRISVDLLPGRERDAGFAALLKAAKRKGGRGTLTQALSPVLPERLAKHLGQGEPGPLAEMADAKLDQLAAGLHDWQLVPVGSEGYRTAEVTLGGVDTDGLDAKTMAAKAVPGLYVVGELVDITGWLGGYNFQWAWSSGWAAGQVA; encoded by the coding sequence ATGGCCGGGATCTGGGATGTCATCGTGCTTGGCGCTGGTGCGGCGGGGATGCTCGCGGCGGTTGAGGCGGGACGGCGCGGGCGGCGGGTGCTTGTGATCGAACATGGCGCGAATCCGGGCGAGAAGATCCGCATTTCGGGTGGCGGAAGATGTAATTTCACCAATACAGGGATCGGGGTCGGGAATTACCTTGGGGCCAATCCGCGTTTCGCGCTTTCGGCGCTGAAACGGTTCAGCCAGTGGGATGTTGTGTCGCGATTCGATCAGGCCGGCATCGCCTGGCATGAAAAAACACTCGGGCAGCTTTTCTGCGACGGATCGGCGAAACAGGTTGTGGCCTGGCTGGTGGGGGAAATGCGCGATGCCGGGGTCGAGCTCTGGCTTGCGACCGAACCCGGAGAGGTGAGCCGGTCGGGCGCTGGCTTTCGCGTGGCCACGCCGCGCGGGGTGCAGGAGACGCGCTCCCTTGTGCTGGCCACCGGCGGCAAGTCGATTCCGAAAATGGGGGCGAGCCCCTGGGGATACCGGGTCGCGGAAAGCCTCGGGCTGAAGGTGACGGATACGCGGCCGGCGCTGGTGCCGCTGACATTTGCGGAACAGGAACTGGCCTGGATCTCGCCTCTGGCCGGGGTCTCGGCGCCGGTGCAGATCAGCTGCAGGGGCGGGCGGTTCGATGAGGCAATGCTCTTTACCCATCGCGGGCTGTCGGGGCCGGCTGTCTTGCAGATCTCGAGCTATTGGCGCGAGGGGGACCGGATCTCGGTTGACCTGCTGCCGGGGCGGGAGCGGGATGCAGGCTTTGCCGCATTGCTGAAAGCCGCGAAACGCAAGGGCGGGCGGGGGACGCTGACCCAGGCGCTGAGCCCGGTGCTGCCGGAGCGGCTGGCGAAGCATCTGGGCCAGGGCGAGCCGGGGCCTCTGGCGGAAATGGCGGATGCAAAGCTCGACCAGCTGGCGGCGGGGTTGCATGACTGGCAGCTGGTGCCGGTGGGCTCAGAAGGGTATCGCACGGCCGAGGTCACGCTGGGCGGCGTCGACACTGACGGGCTGGACGCAAAGACCATGGCGGCGAAGGCGGTGCCGGGTCTTTATGTGGTGGGCGAGCTGGTGGATATCACTGGCTGGCTTGGCGGGTATAATTTCCAATGGGCCTGGTCTTCGGGCTGGGCGGCGGGGCAGGTGGCCTGA
- a CDS encoding SseB family protein: MSESTLPSLLDEAHAALSADSGNEAALLRFYDRLADGELYLLLEREAAGETLDPKVFDLESGPVVLVFDREERLADFTGGIAPWAALPGRVIAGLLRGQGIGLGVNLGVAPSEMLLPPEAMDWLSEALDPAPEEALGRPARFFAPSVPAGLSLALQDKFASARGLARAALLTGVEYDDGRRGHLLAFIGARPEAEPALARAVQEALVFSGLDAAALDVAFFGPDDRALTALTAEAQRFDLPEPEAPVPQERQASPGPGMNPEKPPYLR; encoded by the coding sequence ATGAGCGAGTCCACGCTTCCCAGTCTGCTTGACGAGGCCCATGCGGCGCTCAGCGCCGATTCCGGCAATGAGGCGGCGCTTTTGCGCTTTTATGACCGGCTCGCGGATGGCGAGCTGTATCTTTTGCTGGAACGCGAGGCGGCGGGAGAGACCCTGGATCCTAAGGTGTTCGATCTGGAATCCGGCCCAGTCGTTCTGGTCTTTGACCGCGAAGAGCGGCTGGCGGATTTCACCGGCGGTATTGCCCCCTGGGCGGCGCTGCCGGGCCGGGTGATTGCGGGGCTCTTGCGCGGTCAGGGGATCGGGCTCGGCGTCAATCTGGGGGTCGCGCCGTCTGAGATGCTCTTGCCTCCCGAAGCGATGGACTGGTTGTCTGAGGCGCTGGACCCCGCCCCGGAGGAAGCGCTTGGCCGCCCGGCGCGGTTCTTCGCGCCTTCCGTCCCGGCGGGGCTGAGCCTTGCGCTCCAGGACAAATTCGCCTCGGCCCGCGGGCTGGCCCGGGCCGCGCTTCTGACCGGCGTCGAATATGATGACGGGCGGCGTGGCCATCTCCTCGCCTTCATTGGCGCAAGACCCGAGGCAGAGCCGGCACTGGCGCGCGCCGTGCAGGAAGCGCTGGTGTTCTCGGGCCTCGACGCGGCGGCGCTGGATGTCGCCTTTTTCGGACCGGATGACAGGGCGCTGACCGCCTTAACGGCTGAGGCGCAGCGGTTCGACCTTCCCGAACCCGAAGCGCCGGTCCCGCAAGAGCGGCAGGCCTCGCCTGGGCCCGGGATGAATCCGGAAAAACCACCTTATCTGCGCTGA
- a CDS encoding capsule biosynthesis protein has protein sequence MPATSDHDAVRLLRAAGINPFERGSMLDMVSAEPGTAVAAAGEGGGGKAGGGTGRALSPLPGDGVQLPQTIKPIQVPSTEQRIEVNHAAEILRMQQDIAKRRRRKLALLFVRMFIFVLLPTLVAGWYFSSVATRQYGTKSEFAVHKAESPQAGGALGGMLQGTSLATSQDSIAVQGYLQSREAMMRLEGDVGFREAFMGAAIDPILRLPPEASLEDAYKLYKSHILISYDPSEGIIRMEAIAPDPQLSVEWSKQLISYAEEQVDQLTHRLREDAMQSSDEGYTDAEIKLLEAQQKVIALQEQFKVLNSETELTLLTTQIGTLDNQLIQERLSLAQMEANQNPNAARLEPVKRRIATLEAEIATLRTRLTEGQGGESSLAQIQGQLRLAQAEVETRQMMLAQSLQAKETARIAANSQTRYLSISVAPVPPDVPTYPRVFENTLVTLLILIGIYLMISMTVAILREQVSS, from the coding sequence TTGCCCGCGACCTCGGATCACGATGCGGTGCGTCTGCTGCGCGCCGCCGGGATCAACCCGTTTGAGCGCGGCTCGATGCTGGATATGGTCTCGGCCGAACCCGGCACTGCGGTTGCTGCTGCCGGAGAGGGTGGCGGCGGCAAGGCGGGGGGCGGCACCGGGCGGGCGCTCTCGCCCCTGCCCGGCGACGGCGTGCAACTGCCCCAGACCATCAAGCCGATCCAGGTGCCCTCGACCGAACAGCGGATCGAGGTGAATCACGCCGCCGAGATCCTGCGCATGCAGCAGGACATCGCCAAACGCCGCCGCCGCAAGCTGGCGCTCCTCTTCGTGCGGATGTTCATCTTTGTCCTGCTGCCGACGCTGGTCGCGGGCTGGTATTTTTCGTCGGTCGCGACGCGGCAATATGGCACCAAATCGGAATTCGCGGTGCATAAGGCGGAAAGCCCGCAGGCCGGGGGCGCACTTGGCGGCATGTTGCAGGGCACCTCGCTTGCCACCTCGCAGGATTCCATCGCGGTGCAGGGCTATCTGCAATCGCGCGAGGCGATGATGCGGCTGGAAGGCGATGTCGGGTTCCGCGAGGCATTTATGGGCGCGGCGATCGACCCGATTCTGCGCCTGCCACCCGAGGCCTCGCTGGAAGACGCCTATAAGCTTTATAAATCCCACATCCTGATTTCCTATGACCCGTCTGAGGGCATCATCCGGATGGAAGCGATTGCTCCGGATCCGCAGCTTTCGGTCGAATGGTCGAAGCAGCTGATTTCCTATGCCGAGGAACAGGTCGACCAGCTCACCCACCGCCTGCGCGAAGATGCGATGCAGTCCTCGGACGAAGGTTACACGGATGCCGAGATCAAACTGCTCGAAGCGCAGCAGAAAGTCATCGCGCTGCAGGAACAGTTCAAGGTTCTCAATTCCGAGACCGAGCTGACGCTGCTGACAACCCAGATCGGCACACTCGACAATCAGCTGATCCAGGAACGGCTGTCCCTGGCGCAGATGGAGGCGAACCAGAACCCGAACGCGGCCCGGCTGGAGCCGGTCAAACGCCGGATCGCCACGCTGGAGGCCGAGATCGCGACATTGCGCACCCGGCTGACCGAAGGTCAGGGCGGCGAGAGTTCGCTGGCGCAGATCCAGGGCCAGCTGCGGCTTGCCCAGGCCGAGGTCGAGACGCGTCAGATGATGCTGGCGCAGTCGCTTCAGGCCAAGGAAACCGCGCGAATCGCCGCGAACAGCCAGACCCGCTATCTCTCGATCTCGGTGGCGCCGGTGCCGCCCGATGTGCCGACCTATCCCCGCGTCTTCGAGAATACCCTTGTGACGCTGCTGATTCTGATCGGCATCTATCTGATGATTTCGATGACGGTGGCGATCCTGCGCGAACAGGTCTCATCCTGA
- a CDS encoding uracil-DNA glycosylase family protein: MTATAHEPRPVVWFRPAPAGQGARLMIAGQAPGARVHLSGRPFTDPSGDRLRIWTGLEEAQFYDLSRIAIVPMGFCFPGYDAKGSDLPPPAVCALTWRERVIASLPDLRLTLLVGGAAIRWHLGSRDVTATVRAWRDFGSRGIFPLPHPSWRNTGWLKRNPWFGDELLPELRARIRSVMEMP, encoded by the coding sequence ATGACCGCCACCGCGCATGAGCCGCGACCTGTGGTCTGGTTCCGCCCGGCGCCGGCCGGGCAGGGGGCGCGGCTGATGATTGCGGGCCAGGCGCCGGGCGCGCGGGTGCATCTTTCGGGGCGCCCCTTTACGGATCCGAGTGGTGACAGGCTGCGCATCTGGACCGGGCTCGAGGAGGCGCAGTTCTATGATCTCTCGCGCATCGCCATTGTGCCGATGGGCTTCTGCTTTCCGGGCTATGACGCGAAAGGGTCCGATCTGCCGCCACCCGCAGTTTGTGCCCTGACCTGGCGGGAGCGCGTGATCGCCAGTCTTCCCGATCTGCGGCTCACCCTGCTGGTCGGAGGCGCTGCGATCCGCTGGCATCTCGGGTCGCGCGATGTCACTGCCACAGTCCGTGCCTGGCGCGATTTCGGGTCGCGCGGGATCTTTCCCTTGCCCCATCCCTCCTGGCGCAATACGGGATGGCTGAAACGCAACCCCTGGTTCGGGGACGAGCTGCTGCCGGAGCTGCGCGCCCGGATCCGCAGTGTGATGGAGATGCCATGA